A single region of the Desulfovibrio sp. ZJ209 genome encodes:
- a CDS encoding zinc ribbon domain-containing protein, with amino-acid sequence MPMFEFCCRACGEVFEELLKSGDAAAPACPKCGAADTVRRIGAPAPLKTGAFPYKPGPMRPLGTGGPSCGACGSGGGMGGGGCGA; translated from the coding sequence ATGCCGATGTTCGAGTTTTGCTGCCGCGCCTGCGGCGAGGTCTTTGAAGAACTGCTCAAAAGCGGCGACGCGGCGGCGCCGGCCTGCCCCAAGTGCGGCGCGGCCGACACCGTGCGCCGCATCGGAGCGCCCGCGCCGCTCAAGACGGGCGCCTTTCCCTACAAGCCCGGACCGATGCGCCCGCTCGGTACGGGCGGCCCCTCCTGCGGGGCTTGCGGGAGCGGTGGCGGCATGGGGGGCGGTGGCTGCGGGGCCTAG
- a CDS encoding DJ-1/PfpI family protein, whose protein sequence is MKKILLLAGDYVEDYEAMVPFQMLQMAGYEVHSVCPGKRAGDTVKTAVHDFEGDQTYSEKRGHNFAINHDFDTVDVKEYAGLVIPGGRAPEYLRLNERILDIVREFHAAKKPIAAICHGPQILVAAGVLKGCTCTAYPAVKPDVVDAGATWADPNAACSNAVVDGMLVTAPAWPAHPAWMAEFIKLLGGKISI, encoded by the coding sequence ATGAAGAAGATCCTGTTGCTGGCCGGCGATTATGTGGAAGATTACGAAGCCATGGTTCCGTTCCAGATGCTCCAGATGGCGGGCTACGAGGTGCATTCCGTCTGCCCGGGCAAGCGCGCCGGGGACACGGTCAAGACGGCGGTGCACGACTTCGAGGGCGACCAGACCTACAGCGAGAAGCGCGGCCACAATTTCGCCATCAACCACGACTTTGACACCGTGGACGTGAAGGAATACGCGGGCCTCGTCATCCCGGGCGGCCGCGCGCCCGAATACCTGCGCCTCAACGAGCGCATCCTTGACATCGTGCGCGAGTTCCACGCCGCCAAAAAGCCCATCGCCGCCATTTGTCACGGCCCGCAGATCCTCGTGGCCGCGGGCGTGCTCAAGGGCTGCACCTGCACGGCCTACCCGGCGGTGAAGCCCGACGTGGTGGACGCCGGCGCCACCTGGGCCGACCCCAACGCCGCGTGCAGCAACGCCGTGGTGGACGGCATGCTCGTCACCGCGCCGGCATGGCCCGCGCATCCCGCGTGGATGGCCGAGTTCATCAAGTTGCTCGGCGGCAAGATCAGCATCTAG
- a CDS encoding ABC transporter ATP-binding protein, which produces MLEMRGVDSYYGNIQALRDISLHVDDGEIVTLIGANGAGKSTTLMTICGIIRPRRGEIFWNGRPIHELAPHEIVMLGISQVPEGRLIFPDLSVQENLDLGAFLRRDPQGVREDMDYVFELFPILAERRRQAGGTLSGGEQQMLAISRALMARPSLLLLDEPSLGLAPIIIQQIFAIIGRVNANGTTVFLVEQNANQALRIAHRGYVMENGRIAMEGLAQDLLQSPEVRSAYLGM; this is translated from the coding sequence ATGCTTGAGATGCGCGGCGTGGACTCCTATTACGGCAATATCCAGGCCTTGCGGGATATTTCGCTGCATGTGGACGACGGCGAGATCGTCACCCTCATCGGAGCCAACGGCGCGGGCAAGTCCACGACGCTGATGACCATCTGCGGCATCATCCGGCCCCGGCGCGGCGAAATTTTCTGGAACGGCAGGCCCATCCACGAGCTCGCGCCGCACGAGATCGTCATGCTCGGCATCTCGCAGGTGCCCGAGGGGCGCCTCATTTTCCCGGACCTGAGCGTGCAGGAAAACCTCGACCTCGGGGCCTTTTTGCGCCGCGACCCGCAGGGCGTGCGTGAGGACATGGACTATGTGTTCGAGCTCTTCCCCATCCTCGCCGAGCGGCGCCGGCAGGCCGGGGGCACGCTCTCGGGCGGCGAGCAGCAGATGCTCGCCATCAGCCGAGCGCTCATGGCCCGGCCCTCGCTGCTTTTGCTGGACGAACCCTCGCTGGGGCTCGCGCCCATCATCATCCAGCAGATCTTCGCCATCATCGGCCGGGTGAACGCCAACGGGACAACGGTCTTTCTCGTGGAGCAGAACGCCAACCAGGCGCTCCGCATCGCGCACCGGGGCTATGTGATGGAGAATGGGCGCATCGCCATGGAGGGCCTTGCGCAGGACCTGCTCCAGAGCCCGGAAGTGCGCAGCGCGTATTTGGGGATGTAG
- a CDS encoding ABC transporter ATP-binding protein — protein sequence MKPVLEVEDLSQNFGGLRALNDLSLHVDAREIVALIGPNGAGKTTFFNCVTGIYTPTEGRVYLYDAEGERHLLNGKKPHAITALGMARTFQNIRLFNEMTVLENVMVGRHCRTHAGILGALARGPHTRREEQESIDVSYALLESVNLQEVWNETARNLAYGAQRRLEIARALATEPRMLLLDEPAAGMNPQETRELEALVRGIRASREISILLIEHDMSMVMSLSDRIYVMEYGSCIAQGTPDQVRGDPRVIKAYLGESDA from the coding sequence ATGAAGCCCGTGCTCGAGGTGGAGGATCTCTCCCAGAATTTCGGGGGCCTCAGGGCGCTCAACGACCTGAGCCTGCATGTGGACGCGCGGGAAATCGTGGCGCTCATCGGCCCCAACGGCGCGGGCAAGACCACCTTTTTCAACTGCGTGACCGGCATCTATACGCCCACCGAGGGCCGGGTCTACCTCTATGACGCCGAGGGCGAGCGGCACCTGCTCAACGGCAAGAAGCCGCATGCCATCACGGCGCTGGGCATGGCGCGCACCTTCCAGAACATCCGCCTCTTCAACGAGATGACCGTGCTTGAAAACGTCATGGTGGGGCGGCACTGCCGCACGCATGCGGGCATCCTCGGGGCGCTTGCGCGCGGGCCGCACACCCGGCGCGAGGAGCAGGAGAGCATCGACGTGAGCTATGCCCTGCTCGAGAGCGTCAACCTGCAGGAAGTCTGGAACGAGACCGCGCGCAACCTCGCCTACGGCGCGCAGCGCCGGCTCGAGATCGCCCGGGCGCTGGCCACCGAGCCGCGCATGCTGCTCCTGGACGAGCCGGCCGCCGGCATGAACCCGCAGGAGACGCGCGAGCTCGAGGCTCTCGTGCGCGGCATCCGCGCCTCGCGCGAGATCTCCATCCTGCTTATCGAGCACGACATGAGCATGGTCATGTCCCTTTCGGACCGCATCTACGTCATGGAATACGGCTCCTGCATCGCGCAGGGCACGCCCGATCAAGTGCGCGGCGACCCGCGCGTCATCAAGGCGTACCTGGGGGAAAGCGATGCTTGA
- the livM gene encoding high-affinity branched-chain amino acid ABC transporter permease LivM, which yields MHKLGKALITAVWFMVLTLPVMGIRLNLLENSVQWRLDRILALGVAIFFLSLLWNWCFARKARGLPLVAVPPALAAGVQELMAQQGLRRGGLALLVLCLLAMPLVGSFYQTNIMISAMLYIMLALGLNIVVGLAGQLVLGYVAFYAVGAYAYGLLNQFFGWGFWTCLPIGGLLAALFGLGLGFPVLRLRGDYLAIVTLGFGEIVRLGMLNWTSLTGGPRGISDIPRPGFFGMEMGINESTIYIYYLVLAAVAVTVAVISRLKNSRVGLALQALREDEIACEAMGIDITRVKLSAFALGSCWAGFAGVIFAAKTTFINPSSFTFMESAMILSMVVLGGMGSISGVIIAAIILILAPEYLRAFSEYRMLIFGAIMVIMMIFRPQGLISGERRHYRISALQGGKNGGAPADGGRP from the coding sequence ATGCACAAGCTCGGCAAAGCCCTCATCACCGCCGTCTGGTTCATGGTCCTGACCCTCCCGGTCATGGGCATCCGCCTGAACCTGCTGGAAAATTCCGTCCAGTGGCGCCTTGACCGCATCCTCGCGCTGGGCGTGGCCATCTTCTTCCTCTCCCTGCTCTGGAACTGGTGTTTCGCGCGCAAGGCGCGGGGGCTGCCGCTCGTGGCAGTGCCGCCCGCGCTCGCCGCAGGGGTTCAGGAGCTCATGGCGCAGCAGGGGCTTAGGCGCGGGGGCCTCGCGCTGCTCGTCCTGTGCCTGCTCGCCATGCCGCTCGTAGGCTCCTTCTACCAGACCAACATCATGATTTCGGCCATGCTCTACATCATGCTGGCGCTCGGCCTGAACATCGTTGTCGGGCTGGCCGGCCAGCTGGTGCTGGGCTATGTGGCCTTTTACGCCGTGGGCGCCTATGCCTACGGCCTGTTGAACCAGTTTTTCGGCTGGGGTTTCTGGACGTGCCTGCCCATCGGGGGGCTGCTCGCGGCGCTCTTCGGCCTGGGCCTTGGCTTCCCGGTGCTGCGCCTGCGCGGCGACTATCTCGCCATCGTCACCCTGGGCTTCGGCGAAATTGTCCGTCTCGGCATGCTCAACTGGACGAGCCTCACCGGCGGCCCGCGCGGCATCAGCGATATCCCGAGGCCCGGCTTCTTCGGCATGGAGATGGGGATCAACGAGTCCACCATCTACATCTATTATCTCGTGCTCGCCGCCGTGGCCGTCACCGTGGCCGTCATCTCGCGCCTCAAGAACTCGCGCGTGGGCCTCGCGCTCCAGGCCTTGCGCGAGGACGAGATCGCCTGCGAGGCCATGGGCATCGACATCACGCGGGTCAAGCTCTCGGCCTTCGCGCTCGGCTCCTGCTGGGCCGGCTTCGCGGGCGTCATCTTCGCCGCCAAGACGACCTTCATCAATCCCTCGAGCTTCACCTTCATGGAGTCGGCCATGATCCTCTCCATGGTGGTATTGGGCGGCATGGGCTCCATCTCGGGCGTGATCATCGCGGCCATCATCCTCATTCTCGCGCCCGAATACCTGCGCGCCTTTTCCGAATACCGCATGCTCATCTTCGGGGCCATCATGGTCATCATGATGATCTTCCGGCCGCAGGGCCTCATCAGCGGCGAGCGGCGGCACTACCGCATCAGCGCGCTCCAGGGCGGCAAGAACGGCGGTGCGCCCGCTGACGGGGGCCGGCCATGA
- a CDS encoding branched-chain amino acid ABC transporter permease LivH (LivHMGF is the membrane component of the LIV-I/LS branched-chain amino acid transporter) translates to MDIQFFIELFFGGLTRGSIYALIALGYTLVYGIIELINFAHGEIYMLGAFTALLVAGALGVYGFPAGGILVVAALVAVIWCAAYGYTLEKVAYKPLRGAPRLSPLISAIGMSIFLQNYVLLAQTSDFVPFPRLLPEMEFLEYIDYVMGPSDFLILLVSTLAMVALSLFIRFTRMGKAMRATAQNRKMALLLGINADWIISLTFIIGSALAALGGVLIASHMGQVNFGIGFIAGLKAFTAAVLGGIGSIPGAMVGGLVLGLAESFTTGYFSGNYEDILAFAILILILIFRPDGILGKAKVQKV, encoded by the coding sequence ATGGACATCCAGTTCTTCATCGAGCTCTTCTTCGGCGGCCTCACCCGGGGCAGCATCTACGCGCTCATCGCGCTCGGGTACACGCTCGTCTACGGCATCATCGAGCTCATCAACTTCGCCCACGGCGAAATCTACATGCTCGGCGCCTTCACGGCCCTGCTCGTGGCCGGGGCGCTCGGGGTGTACGGCTTCCCTGCCGGCGGCATCCTCGTGGTGGCGGCGCTCGTGGCCGTCATCTGGTGCGCGGCCTACGGCTACACGCTGGAGAAAGTGGCCTACAAGCCCCTGCGCGGCGCGCCGCGCCTTTCGCCGCTCATTTCGGCCATCGGCATGTCCATCTTTTTGCAGAACTATGTGCTCTTGGCGCAAACCTCGGACTTCGTGCCCTTTCCGCGCCTGTTGCCGGAAATGGAATTTCTCGAGTACATCGACTATGTGATGGGCCCGAGCGACTTCCTCATCCTGCTCGTGAGCACGCTCGCCATGGTGGCGCTCTCGCTCTTCATCCGCTTCACGCGCATGGGCAAGGCCATGCGGGCCACGGCGCAAAACCGCAAGATGGCGCTTTTGCTCGGCATCAACGCGGACTGGATCATCTCGCTCACCTTCATCATCGGCTCGGCGCTGGCCGCGCTCGGCGGCGTGCTCATCGCCTCGCACATGGGCCAGGTGAACTTCGGCATCGGCTTCATCGCGGGGCTGAAGGCCTTTACCGCGGCCGTGCTCGGCGGCATCGGCTCCATCCCCGGCGCCATGGTGGGCGGTCTCGTGCTCGGCCTCGCCGAGAGCTTCACCACCGGCTATTTCTCCGGCAATTATGAGGACATCCTGGCCTTCGCCATCCTGATCCTCATCCTCATCTTCCGCCCCGACGGCATCCTGGGCAAAGCCAAGGTGCAGAAGGTCTAG
- a CDS encoding branched-chain amino acid ABC transporter substrate-binding protein → MKKGLALFAMACMLGFGASAGAADSIKIGVQGAHSGDLASYGVPSLNAVKLVTEQANAKGGVLGKQVEIVAQDDQCKPEMATSAATKLISDQVGVVVGPICSGPTTASLPLFQEAGLIAVSPTATTPGLTETGKNPLFFRTVANDNAQAKLTSDFMLNKLKVKKIAYLHDNGDYGKGFADNNRALMEKGGAETVLFEAVTPDAVDFSAVVRKLRRAKPDIVVFGGYQPVASKLVQQMRRDRLDTPFIGPDGVKDETFLKMTGKDSEGVYASYPKDTSSLEEYKHARDAHVKAYGSEPGFGYYNAYAATQCLLDAIAKTGGTDTAKLKEALRTNAVDTPLGKIRFNDKGDAAGMALSIYQVKDGKFVELDHSVVLE, encoded by the coding sequence ATGAAAAAAGGCTTGGCTCTTTTCGCAATGGCCTGCATGCTCGGCTTTGGCGCTTCCGCGGGCGCGGCCGACAGCATCAAGATCGGCGTCCAGGGCGCCCATTCCGGCGACCTCGCCTCCTATGGCGTGCCCAGCCTGAACGCCGTCAAGCTCGTGACCGAGCAGGCCAACGCCAAGGGCGGCGTGCTCGGCAAGCAGGTGGAAATCGTCGCCCAGGACGACCAGTGCAAGCCCGAAATGGCCACCAGCGCCGCCACCAAGCTCATTTCCGACCAGGTGGGCGTGGTCGTGGGGCCCATCTGCTCCGGCCCCACCACGGCCTCGTTGCCGCTCTTCCAGGAGGCGGGCCTCATCGCCGTTTCGCCCACGGCCACCACGCCGGGCCTCACCGAGACCGGCAAGAACCCGCTCTTCTTCCGCACCGTGGCCAATGACAACGCCCAGGCCAAGCTCACGAGCGATTTCATGCTCAACAAGCTGAAGGTGAAGAAGATCGCCTATCTGCATGACAACGGCGACTACGGCAAGGGCTTTGCGGACAACAACCGCGCCCTCATGGAAAAGGGCGGCGCCGAGACCGTGCTCTTCGAGGCCGTGACGCCGGACGCCGTGGACTTTTCCGCCGTGGTGCGCAAGCTGCGCCGCGCCAAGCCCGACATCGTGGTCTTCGGCGGCTACCAGCCCGTGGCCTCCAAGCTCGTGCAGCAGATGCGCCGCGACCGCCTCGACACGCCCTTCATCGGCCCGGACGGCGTGAAGGACGAGACCTTCCTCAAGATGACCGGCAAGGACAGCGAGGGCGTCTACGCCTCCTATCCCAAGGACACGAGCTCCCTCGAGGAATACAAGCACGCCCGCGACGCCCACGTGAAGGCCTATGGCAGCGAGCCCGGCTTCGGCTATTACAACGCCTATGCGGCCACCCAGTGCCTGCTCGACGCCATCGCCAAGACCGGCGGCACGGACACGGCCAAGCTCAAGGAAGCCCTGCGCACCAACGCCGTGGACACGCCGCTCGGCAAGATCCGCTTCAATGACAAGGGCGACGCCGCGGGCATGGCGCTCTCCATCTATCAGGTGAAGGACGGCAAGTTCGTGGAGCTCGACCACAGCGTGGTCCTCGAATAA
- the der gene encoding ribosome biogenesis GTPase Der has translation MPDAPAEKLPVVVLLGRPNVGKSTLFNRLIRSNRAITHDMPGVTRDRMEGVVRRKGQPSFAVIDTGGITLDAHAGVAEGPEGIRGFEAHILAQADAALATAAAVALVVDGRAGLLPLDEHLAAHVRRKGLPTLCVVNKVDGAEHEDEQLAEFHALGFPLLAVSAEHGHHMPALAEDLAALVSPGGEELAAPPEAPALRLAMLGRPNAGKSSLVNALAGEERMIVSDVAGTTRDSVDVRFTRGGRDYVFVDTAGVRRRTRIEDSVEKYSVNAAIKSTTKADVTVLVLDVAEGVSQQDKRLIDMLDTRRIPFLICLNKCDLVPRGQLDAAKKRVDEILAFCRYVPVLPVSAHTGKGLDAILPMAEEIKRECGVRVPTGQLNRAMEAALTRHQPPVVRRSRAKFFYMTQAESEPPTFVFFVNDAERVPESYVRYLERTLREMFGIKHAPMRIHLRSSHKKKGE, from the coding sequence GTGCCAGACGCTCCCGCTGAAAAACTCCCCGTGGTCGTGCTTCTCGGGCGCCCCAATGTGGGCAAGTCCACCCTGTTCAACCGGCTCATCAGGAGCAACCGCGCCATCACCCACGACATGCCGGGCGTCACGCGCGACCGCATGGAGGGCGTGGTGCGCCGCAAGGGCCAGCCCTCCTTCGCCGTCATCGACACGGGGGGTATCACCCTTGACGCCCACGCGGGCGTGGCCGAGGGGCCCGAGGGCATCCGCGGCTTCGAGGCCCACATCCTCGCCCAGGCGGACGCGGCCCTCGCCACCGCAGCGGCCGTGGCCCTCGTGGTGGACGGGCGGGCCGGGTTGCTGCCGCTGGACGAGCACCTTGCCGCACATGTGCGCCGCAAGGGCCTGCCCACGCTTTGCGTGGTCAACAAGGTTGACGGCGCGGAGCACGAGGACGAGCAGCTGGCGGAATTCCACGCCCTGGGCTTCCCGCTCCTGGCCGTCTCGGCCGAGCACGGCCACCATATGCCGGCGCTGGCCGAAGACCTCGCCGCGCTCGTCTCGCCCGGGGGCGAGGAACTGGCCGCGCCGCCCGAGGCCCCGGCCCTGCGCCTCGCCATGCTCGGCCGCCCCAACGCGGGCAAGTCCTCCCTGGTCAACGCGCTCGCCGGCGAGGAGCGGATGATCGTCTCCGACGTGGCCGGCACCACGCGCGACAGCGTGGATGTGCGCTTCACCCGGGGCGGCCGCGACTACGTGTTCGTGGATACGGCCGGCGTGCGCCGGCGCACGCGCATCGAGGACAGCGTGGAGAAATATTCGGTGAACGCGGCCATCAAGTCCACCACCAAGGCCGACGTGACGGTGCTCGTGCTCGACGTGGCCGAGGGCGTGAGCCAGCAGGACAAGCGCCTCATCGACATGCTGGACACGCGGCGCATCCCCTTCCTCATCTGCCTCAACAAGTGCGACCTCGTGCCGCGCGGCCAGCTGGACGCGGCCAAGAAGCGCGTGGACGAGATCCTCGCCTTCTGCCGCTATGTGCCGGTCTTGCCCGTTTCCGCGCACACGGGCAAGGGCCTTGACGCCATCCTGCCCATGGCGGAGGAGATCAAGCGCGAGTGCGGGGTGCGCGTGCCCACGGGCCAGCTCAACCGCGCCATGGAAGCGGCGCTCACCAGACACCAGCCGCCGGTGGTACGCCGCTCGCGGGCCAAGTTCTTCTATATGACGCAGGCCGAGTCCGAGCCGCCCACCTTTGTGTTCTTCGTCAATGACGCCGAACGCGTGCCCGAGAGCTATGTGCGCTACCTTGAGCGCACCCTGCGCGAGATGTTCGGCATCAAGCACGCGCCCATGCGCATCCACCTGCGCTCGAGCCACAAGAAAAAGGGGGAGTAA
- a CDS encoding RluA family pseudouridine synthase: protein MSELETAADPGPADGSPFPPVGRAESGQKLLQFLQRRLNLPPALLHRWIRTGQIRLNGRRAKPFARVNEGDMVRLPPFAGALAAQAGAPLTDGRAAEPPQGPTATADAPPLPPLVGTFGDIWAFHKPAGLPTHPGTGHEDSLGTRLAAHAPGAAFPPTPAHRLDKDTSGILLVAATHAALRDLQQAFRERRMVKEYVAWVAGKWPFAEPRLLRAHVHKEGAPGAERMRVCEPGREPPDAREALCVVRPLVTGEAASLLQIRLITGRTHQIRVQLAALGHPVLGDGKYGRGRRESCPAMCLHALRVILPDGRALESLPDWAPPYALDALPEPMPMEAAEAAPHHIFPIPAAGAEPGAPH, encoded by the coding sequence ATGTCCGAGCTCGAAACGGCTGCGGATCCCGGCCCGGCGGACGGTTCGCCCTTTCCCCCGGTGGGCCGGGCGGAAAGCGGCCAGAAACTCCTCCAATTTCTCCAGCGCCGGCTCAACCTGCCCCCGGCCCTCCTCCACCGCTGGATACGCACCGGCCAGATCCGCCTCAACGGGCGCCGGGCCAAGCCCTTCGCGCGCGTGAACGAGGGAGACATGGTGCGCCTGCCGCCCTTTGCGGGCGCCCTGGCCGCCCAGGCGGGCGCGCCCCTCACGGACGGCCGCGCCGCCGAGCCCCCGCAGGGCCCCACCGCCACGGCGGATGCGCCCCCCCTGCCGCCGCTGGTCGGCACTTTCGGCGACATCTGGGCCTTCCACAAGCCCGCGGGCCTTCCCACCCATCCCGGCACCGGCCATGAGGACAGCCTGGGCACGCGGCTCGCCGCGCATGCGCCGGGGGCGGCCTTTCCGCCAACGCCCGCGCACCGGCTGGACAAGGACACCTCGGGCATCCTCCTCGTGGCGGCAACGCACGCGGCCCTGCGCGATCTCCAGCAGGCCTTCCGCGAACGGCGCATGGTCAAGGAATATGTGGCCTGGGTCGCCGGGAAGTGGCCCTTCGCCGAGCCCCGGCTGTTGCGCGCCCATGTGCATAAGGAAGGCGCGCCCGGGGCCGAGCGCATGCGCGTCTGCGAGCCGGGCCGCGAGCCGCCGGACGCCCGCGAGGCGCTCTGCGTGGTGCGGCCCCTCGTCACCGGGGAGGCGGCAAGCCTGCTCCAGATCCGGCTCATCACCGGGCGCACCCACCAGATCCGCGTGCAGCTTGCGGCGCTCGGCCATCCCGTCCTCGGGGACGGCAAGTACGGCCGCGGCCGGCGCGAGTCGTGCCCTGCCATGTGCCTGCACGCCCTGCGCGTCATCCTGCCCGACGGGCGCGCCCTCGAGAGCCTGCCGGACTGGGCGCCCCCCTACGCCCTCGACGCACTCCCGGAACCCATGCCCATGGAAGCCGCGGAAGCGGCCCCCCACCATATTTTCCCCATCCCCGCCGCCGGGGCCGAGCCCGGCGCGCCGCACTGA
- a CDS encoding MBOAT family O-acyltransferase gives MFPQLVAGPIVRYSEIAGNLGERSPKATPVADGCRRFIYGLAKKCLLADTFGKIADACFDIPPATLSGEAAWLGMLCYSLQIFFDFSAYSDMAIGMGHMLGFTFPENFNAPYLARSVREFWQRWHMSLTRWLRDYLYIPLGGNRISQARTCLNMMVVFLACGLWHGASANFLLWGAYFGCFLVLERLAHNRPMAPVVGHAYTMLVVMAGWVLFRAPDLGSALGYYKALAFMNGVALVENVDVLLAFHGYYPKIALGCAVFLILLPALPKPAFLKRAASPVLLGLEYLWALALLYVSTMMIFGATHRYFIYFRF, from the coding sequence ATGTTTCCCCAACTGGTAGCGGGCCCCATAGTCCGTTACAGCGAAATTGCCGGGAATCTCGGGGAGCGGTCGCCCAAGGCCACGCCTGTGGCTGACGGCTGCCGCCGCTTTATCTATGGCCTCGCCAAGAAGTGCCTGCTCGCGGACACCTTTGGAAAAATCGCTGACGCATGTTTTGACATCCCGCCCGCCACGCTTTCGGGCGAAGCCGCATGGCTTGGCATGCTCTGTTACAGCCTCCAGATTTTTTTTGATTTTTCCGCCTATTCCGACATGGCCATCGGCATGGGCCACATGCTCGGCTTTACCTTTCCCGAAAACTTCAATGCGCCCTATCTGGCGCGGAGCGTCAGGGAATTTTGGCAACGCTGGCATATGAGCCTTACCCGCTGGTTGAGAGACTATCTGTATATCCCTCTCGGCGGCAACCGGATTTCGCAGGCAAGAACATGCCTGAACATGATGGTCGTCTTCCTGGCTTGCGGCCTCTGGCATGGCGCAAGCGCAAATTTTTTACTGTGGGGGGCGTATTTCGGCTGCTTTCTTGTGCTCGAAAGGCTTGCGCATAACAGGCCCATGGCGCCTGTCGTCGGGCACGCCTATACGATGCTTGTCGTCATGGCCGGCTGGGTGCTCTTTCGTGCCCCGGACCTAGGCTCGGCCCTGGGCTATTACAAGGCTCTTGCGTTCATGAATGGGGTGGCGCTGGTTGAGAATGTGGACGTGCTCCTGGCCTTTCATGGGTATTACCCAAAAATCGCCCTGGGGTGCGCGGTGTTTCTTATTCTCCTGCCGGCCTTGCCAAAACCCGCTTTTTTGAAACGCGCGGCTTCCCCGGTTCTGCTTGGCCTTGAATATCTCTGGGCGCTCGCGCTCCTCTATGTTTCAACCATGATGATTTTCGGCGCAACGCACAGGTATTTCATTTATTTCCGCTTCTAG
- a CDS encoding ABC transporter ATP-binding protein: MADDAPLLDIRGLSFAYAGGGAGRPALHDVSLTLRPGQRLGLYGPNGSGKTTLFRCITGLEMPQQGEIFLNGAPVRTEKEFRILRRAVGYVLQNADDQLFFPTVLEDVAFGPLNLGLAPGEARARAEETLASLGLGAYGERLAHRLSGGEKTLVALATVLAMRPEALLLDEPTTGLDADARERIIEVLNGLPTARIVISHDWDFLERVAGEIWGMDKGRLQTGVPLEAHTHRHAHPLGAVPHAHGTP; encoded by the coding sequence ATGGCTGACGACGCGCCACTGCTCGACATCCGCGGCCTCTCTTTCGCCTATGCCGGCGGCGGCGCGGGCCGGCCCGCGCTCCATGACGTGAGCCTCACGCTCAGGCCCGGGCAGCGCCTCGGCCTCTACGGGCCCAACGGCAGCGGCAAGACCACGCTCTTCCGCTGCATCACCGGCCTCGAGATGCCGCAACAGGGCGAGATCTTCCTCAACGGCGCGCCCGTGCGCACGGAAAAGGAGTTTCGCATCCTGCGCCGCGCCGTGGGCTATGTGCTCCAGAACGCCGACGACCAGCTCTTCTTCCCCACCGTGCTCGAGGACGTGGCCTTCGGCCCGCTCAACCTGGGCCTTGCGCCCGGAGAGGCCCGCGCCCGCGCCGAGGAGACGCTCGCGAGCCTCGGCCTTGGGGCCTACGGGGAACGCCTGGCGCACCGCCTTTCCGGCGGGGAAAAAACGCTGGTGGCGCTGGCCACCGTGCTCGCCATGCGGCCCGAGGCGCTCCTCCTCGACGAGCCCACCACCGGCCTCGACGCGGACGCGCGCGAGCGCATCATCGAGGTGCTCAACGGCCTTCCCACGGCGCGCATCGTCATTTCCCACGACTGGGATTTTCTCGAGCGCGTGGCCGGCGAAATCTGGGGCATGGACAAGGGCCGTTTGCAAACGGGCGTGCCCCTCGAGGCGCACACCCACCGCCACGCGCACCCGCTGGGCGCGGTACCGCACGCGCATGGCACACCGTAG